The window TCGGCTTCCATCTCGGGCCGATCTTCGCCATCGCGCAGACCGTCGCCCGCCCCAGCATGCGGGCGCTGGCCTCGGCGATCGTGCTGCTGACCGCCACCTGCTTCGGCCAGGGCGTGGGACCGCTGGCGGTGGGCATGATCAGCGATGGCCTGAAAGCGAGCTACGGCGCGGACGCCGTGCGCTACGCCCTGCTCTCCGCGGGCGTGACGACGACACTCGGCTCACTGCTGTTCGTGTGGGCGGCGCATGCGATCCGCGCTGATATCGCGCGGGCGGCATCATAACGCCGGGGATAAAATTCGCGGTGCCGAGCTTTTGCGCGGAATGGGACGACGCTCCCTGGCGAACATGCCACCACGCGCACGCCGTCAGGTTTGGTCAATTGCTAGACCGACAGCGTTTTTCCGATCCTCTTGGATCGGAAAAACGCGTCTTCTTAAAAGACAACGCATTTTCTTCACGCGAACCGGTATCCACTTCGCTTGAAAATGCGCTTGCAAAAAGCTCGTCGGCACGCGCCGCCGTCGGACATATTGCGTCCGGCGGCGCGCACCACGCCGACAACGGCTCTCAAAGATAGCCGCGCTTGGCCAGATTGGTCATCAGCGCGCCGATGCCGAATTGCCAGCGCTCGCATTCATCGCTGGTGCGCATCCGGTTGGTGAGCTTGCCGAGCTTCGGCGTCTCGATGGTGACGATATCGTCACGCTTGTGGGTGAACCCTTCGCCCGGCGCGCCGCGATCCTTGATCGGCGCGAACATGGTGCCGAGGAACAGCGCGAAACCATCCGGATACTGGTGGGTCGGCCCGATGGTCTGCTCCACCAGATCTTCCGGATCCCGGCTGATCTTGCTGATCGAGGAATGACCGTCGAGCATGAAGCCGTCCTCACCCTTGACCGTCATGGCGATGTCCATGGCCCTGATATCATCGAGGCTGAAGCTCTTGTCGAACAGCCGCAGGAACGGCCCGATGGCGCAGGAGGCGTTGTTGTCCTTGGCCTTGGACAAGAGCAAGGCCGAGCGGCCCTCGAAATCCCTGAGGTTGACGTCGTTGCCAAGCGTGGCGCCGACGATGCGGCCGTGGCTCGACACCACCAGCACCACTTCCGGCTCGGGATTGTTCCAGCTCGATTTCGGATGCAGGCCGGCATCCATCCCGGCGCCGACCGACGACAGCACCGGCGCCTTGGTGAAGACCTCCGCATCCGGACCGATGCCGACTTCGAGATACTGGCTCCAGGCCTGCTGCGCGACCAGCACCTCCTTCAGGCGCATCGCCTCAGCGGAGCCCGGCTTCAGCTTGGAGAAATCATCGCCGACCAGGCGGACCACTTCCGCCCGGATCGCGGCAGCCGAGGCCGGATTGCCCCGCGCCCGCTCCTCGATCACCCGCTCCAGCATGGAGACCGCAAAGGTCACGCCGGCGGCCTTCAGGACCTGCAGATCGACCGGTGCCAGCAACCAGGGCTTTGTCACATCGCGCCGGTCGGGTGGCGTGTTGGCGAGAATGCCGTCGAGATCACCGATGTGCACCCCGACGACGCCCCTCAGCGCGACCGCGGGATCAACCTCCTCCGCCAGCGCGCTGATGGTCGGGAAACGCGACGTCACATCGAAAACGCCGCCGTCGCGGATCGCCACCACCGAGGGGCCGGCAGCCGCTGGCAGCCAGACCCGGCCGACCAGCGTTCCCGCCGTGCCGTCATCGGGCAACACCGAGACCGCGTTCAAGGCCACCATCATTCATCTCCCCTTTTGTCGGATTGTTGTGTTGCTCGCTGCCCTATCATTTGCCGGGCGCGAGGCCAACCGGGCCTGCTGCAGGGCTGGCGATTTCGGATTGCCCCAGATTTTGGGATGCAATGTCCGGAGTTGGCGGCGGCGTTCGTCCGGCCAGGAGCCAGCGTTAGACCGCTTGCCCCGGCGCCTTCTTCAGAACGCATCCCACGATCTTCAGGCTGCCGTCGGGCTGCGGCTCGAGGGTGTACAGCGCCTCCCAGGCCTCACCGTCCGCATCGATGATGTGCACGTCCTGCTGGATCTGGCCCGCCACGTTGCGGGCATCGCCGAACTCGAAACTCTTGTGGCGATAGATCGGTGCGTAGCTGCGGCGGACCATCGACATGAAGATGTCAGCCTGTGGAAAGATGTTCTGGATGGCGGGTGCGGCGTAGGAATATGCGGCGGCGGCATCGTCACGGCCGAACGCTTCGGCTTGCGAGCGGATGGTGTTTTGTGTGGCAGCAACGACGTCAGCAACGGCCGGCGTCATCAAGCCAAGGACAAGCGCGAAGCATAGAAGCAAACCACGCACGGGCAGACCTCCTGTCGGACAATGTCCAGCACCAGGATATTCTGCCTGATTTCCTGGCCGGCAACCAACCCATCTGGCGCGCTCCGCGTTCAATCTTGATTTTCCGGCGCGAGTTCATCAGCATCGCGCCATGACCCATAAGATTGGCCGCCGGATTCAATGAGAACGTTCTTTCGCTGGATGACCACGCCGCCGCAGGCCTATGCCGTATATGCCGTTCTGGTGATCGCTATCGGCAGCCTGTCGTTCCTCGCCGGAACGCTGAAGCCCAAAAAGCCCCCCGGCGCGGCGCCACCTGCCGTGTCAGCCCCGCACAACTGAGCCGCATCCAGATCAGGGGAACATCGTTTCGCGGAAATCGCGCGACCAGCAGCCGAGATACGTAAAACCGCCCGTCCAGCTGGACGGTGCCATGGTCAAATTTTGCTAAGTCATTGAATTTGTTGGCGCGAGAGACGGGGCTCGAACCCGCGACCTCCGGCGTGACAGGCCGGCGCTCTAACCAACTGAGCTACTCCCGCAAGGACGGCGAACAACGCCTCCGCGATGGATGTGGGACTTAAAGGGGCGCCCCGCGCAAGTCAAGGCGAAGTCTTGATGAAGTTCCGGGAAAGCGTCGTCGAGATCGAACGGCGCGCGTTTCCCCCTTTTCTGACAGGGTTTTCGCAACCGCAATGCGAAAAATGCCCTGTTTAAAGGCTTTACAGCGTAGTCAGGGCACGGCCGAATCAAATAAGCCCGAATTTGGCTTCATTTTCGAGTGCCATAACCGAGGAGGGTCAACCATGGCGAAGAAAGCAGCAGCTACCCCAGCCACCGTCACGCTCAAGCACCTGGCCGCCGCGCTGGCCGAGGACCATGAGCTGTCCAAGAAGCAGACCGAAGCCATTCTCGGCGACCTGGTGACCCGCGTCACCAAGCACCTGAAGAAGGGCGAGCGCATCCGCATCGTCGGCCTCGGCATTCTCCAAGTTCGCAAGCGGGCTGCCCGCATCGGCCGCAACCCGGCGACCGGCGAACAGATCCAGATCAAGGCCAGCAAGAAGGTTGCCTTCCGCGCGGCCAAGGAACTCAAGGAAGCCGTCTGATATCGGCCTCTTTTCAGTTTATGATCGGCCCGGGGCAAAGCGCAGCGACTGCCCCGGGCTGATGTCCCTGTGATCGCTGCGTCGGCTTTCACAGTGACCCTCCCCCTCCCGTTTACCTACACGGTGACCGAACGCTTCGTGCGCTACGTCGCCATCGATACCCAGTCCGATCCGGACTCGCCGACCTGCCCCTCCACCGACAAGCAGAAGAACCTGGGCCGCCTGCTGGCCCAGGAGCTCAGGGATATGGGCATCAGTGACGCTCATCTCGACGAGCACGGCTACGTCTACGGCACGCTCCCGGCGACGACCTCCAAGCAGGTGCCGGTGATCTGCTTCTGCTCGCACATGGACACTTCGCCCGACTGCACCGGCAAGGACGTCAAGCCGCAGATCGTGAGCGATTATCAAGGCGGCGACCTCGTGCTGCCGGCGGATCCCTCGCAGATCATCCGCGTCGAGGAGCACCCGGCGCTGCGCGAGCAGATCGGCAACGACATCATCACCACCGACGGCACGACGCTGCTCGGCGCCGACAACAAGGCCGGCGTCGCCGAGATCATGGATGCGGCGCGCTTCCTGATCGAGCATCCGCAGATCAAGCACGGCACCATCAAGATCCTGTTCACCCCCGACGAGGAAATCGGCCGCGGCGTCGACAAGGTCGACCTCAAGAAGCTGGCGGCAGACTTCGCCTACACCATGGACGGCGAAAGCGCCGGCCATCTGGAAGACGAAACCTTTTCCGCCGATGGCGCCGTCATCGCCATCCAGGGCGTCAGCGCCCATCCCGGATTCGCCAAGGGCCGGATGGAACATGCGATCAAGATCGCCGCCCGCATCATTGAGCGGCTGCCGAAGGACACCTGCTCGCCGGAAACAACTGAAGACCGCGAAGGCTTCCTGCACGTCACGCGGCTCGAGGGCGGGCTCGACAGCGCGCAGATCAGCCTGATCGTACGCGACTTCACCGAGGCCGGTTTGAAGCAGAAGGAGGAACTGCTGGAGTCCATCACGCGGGATGTTTTCAGCGACTTCCCGCGGTCGTCCTACCGGATGGAGATCAAGCCGCAATACCGCAACATGAAAGAGGTGCTCGACCGTCATCCGGAGATCACCGCCCATGCCGAGGAAGCTATCCGGCGCGCCGGCCTGACGCCGGTCCGGACCAGCATCCGCGGCGGCACCGACGGCTCCCGTCTCTCTTTCATGGGACTGCCCTGCCCGAACATCTTCGCTGGCGAGCACGCGTTCCACTCGCGTCTGGAGTGGGTCAGCGTGCAGGACATGGAGAAGGCGGTGCAGACCATCGTGCACCTGGCGATGGTCTGGGAGGAAAACGCTTAGAGAGTGTTTCCAGGCAAGGATTCAGGTCAGTTCCTTCGGACCGGCCGGTGTTTCGATCAGCGCGCGATAACGCAGCTCGTCGCCCTGCCGCACGACCGGGGCGTTGGTCACGCCGAGATAACGGTAGAGCTCGGCCGCGCGGGCCGGGTCAGGATGTTCGACAGCAAACGAAGTCAGCTTCGCGCCGAGGTCCGGCATGGTCGGCGCCGGCGTGCCGCGTGCGCCCCAATCCATCACGGATGGCGCGAGGCCGCCGACGGGACGCGATCCGTCCGGCGACACCAGGAAATGCCAGGACCGGTCGCCGCGCGAGACTTTCGTCTTCAGGCCCAGGAAACGGCCGTAGTGGGCCTCCGCGGCGTCGAGGTCGTCGGTCCGTGCCACCCAGCCGCGCAGCCGTAGTCCCTGATCCCAGGCAGCGCGAACCTCGCCGGCATCGTCGAGGCCGAACCAGCGCGGACGCCCCGGGGACGGCGCGTCGGGATCGATGGCGATGACTTCGAGGAACACATCATCGCCGAGACGAAGCAGCCGATTGTGCGTCCCCATTTCAGGATGGGCGCCGCCGGTCGACATCTCGATATCGAGG is drawn from Bradyrhizobium prioriisuperbiae and contains these coding sequences:
- a CDS encoding fumarylacetoacetate hydrolase family protein: MVALNAVSVLPDDGTAGTLVGRVWLPAAAGPSVVAIRDGGVFDVTSRFPTISALAEEVDPAVALRGVVGVHIGDLDGILANTPPDRRDVTKPWLLAPVDLQVLKAAGVTFAVSMLERVIEERARGNPASAAAIRAEVVRLVGDDFSKLKPGSAEAMRLKEVLVAQQAWSQYLEVGIGPDAEVFTKAPVLSSVGAGMDAGLHPKSSWNNPEPEVVLVVSSHGRIVGATLGNDVNLRDFEGRSALLLSKAKDNNASCAIGPFLRLFDKSFSLDDIRAMDIAMTVKGEDGFMLDGHSSISKISRDPEDLVEQTIGPTHQYPDGFALFLGTMFAPIKDRGAPGEGFTHKRDDIVTIETPKLGKLTNRMRTSDECERWQFGIGALMTNLAKRGYL
- a CDS encoding VOC family protein; this translates as MQLDHLTIIAPTLAEGVAHVRACLDIEMSTGGAHPEMGTHNRLLRLGDDVFLEVIAIDPDAPSPGRPRWFGLDDAGEVRAAWDQGLRLRGWVARTDDLDAAEAHYGRFLGLKTKVSRGDRSWHFLVSPDGSRPVGGLAPSVMDWGARGTPAPTMPDLGAKLTSFAVEHPDPARAAELYRYLGVTNAPVVRQGDELRYRALIETPAGPKELT
- a CDS encoding DUF4864 domain-containing protein, which codes for MTPAVADVVAATQNTIRSQAEAFGRDDAAAAYSYAAPAIQNIFPQADIFMSMVRRSYAPIYRHKSFEFGDARNVAGQIQQDVHIIDADGEAWEALYTLEPQPDGSLKIVGCVLKKAPGQAV
- the pepT gene encoding peptidase T; protein product: MTLPLPFTYTVTERFVRYVAIDTQSDPDSPTCPSTDKQKNLGRLLAQELRDMGISDAHLDEHGYVYGTLPATTSKQVPVICFCSHMDTSPDCTGKDVKPQIVSDYQGGDLVLPADPSQIIRVEEHPALREQIGNDIITTDGTTLLGADNKAGVAEIMDAARFLIEHPQIKHGTIKILFTPDEEIGRGVDKVDLKKLAADFAYTMDGESAGHLEDETFSADGAVIAIQGVSAHPGFAKGRMEHAIKIAARIIERLPKDTCSPETTEDREGFLHVTRLEGGLDSAQISLIVRDFTEAGLKQKEELLESITRDVFSDFPRSSYRMEIKPQYRNMKEVLDRHPEITAHAEEAIRRAGLTPVRTSIRGGTDGSRLSFMGLPCPNIFAGEHAFHSRLEWVSVQDMEKAVQTIVHLAMVWEENA
- a CDS encoding HU family DNA-binding protein, whose amino-acid sequence is MAKKAAATPATVTLKHLAAALAEDHELSKKQTEAILGDLVTRVTKHLKKGERIRIVGLGILQVRKRAARIGRNPATGEQIQIKASKKVAFRAAKELKEAV